One genomic window of Gossypium hirsutum isolate 1008001.06 chromosome D11, Gossypium_hirsutum_v2.1, whole genome shotgun sequence includes the following:
- the LOC107904563 gene encoding protein yippee-like At4g27745, protein MAESLGPRLYSCSNCRNRVSLHDDIISKCFQGRNGRAFLFSHAMNITLGPKEDRHLLSGLHTVADIYCADCHQVLGWKYERAYEVSQKYKEGKFILEKAKIVKEDW, encoded by the exons ATGGCTGAATCCTTGGGTCCACGATTGTATAGCTGCTCTAATTGTCGAAATCGTGTTTCTCTCCACGATGATATAATTTCCAAGTGTTTTCAG GGAAGAAATGGCCGTGCATTTTTGTTCTCCCACGCAATGAACATTACATTAGGACCAAAAGAAGACAGGCATCTCTTATCCGGTCTCCATACCGTGGCTGATATTTACTGTGCTGACTGCCACCAGGTTTTAGGCTGGAAATACGAGCGAGCTTACGAGGTGTCACAGAAGTACAAGGAAGGGAAATTTATACTCGAGAAGGCGAAGATTGTTAAGGAGGATTGGTAA
- the LOC107904564 gene encoding structural maintenance of chromosomes flexible hinge domain-containing protein GMI1 isoform X2 — translation MENKDHFKGLKRRLAFDDEDSGEVRRFKVLLPNGTSVGLALKDSESEISFQGFIDLIKDAYDMVKRQSGSFKRKRMIDWKNEKLCLEDINGVKTRSRIDLRRFKPHKCHILKLHDGSGKFANNFENMWDLTPDTDLLMELPEEYTFETALADLIDNSLQAVWLNDVNHRRLISVDVLESGISIFDTGPGMDNSDENSIVKWGKMGASLNRLYKQQAIGCKPPFLVPFFGMFGYGGPIASMNLGSCVEVSSKTKQSKKVYKLRLAREALLGNSGSECSWSTDGGIRDPLDEEIKESPHGSFTKVVILNPVVRNLDISKLQCKLKDIYFPYIQCDELSKVGRTITPVEFQVNGLDLTEIQGGEIATTNLHSCNGPEFTLLMRFYLKKEKISTSASGSKAPQIANARLKCIYFPIRQGKENIERILESLDAEGCGVGENFENYSRVSIRRLGRLLPDARWTILPFMDFRQRKGDQSHLLKRCCLRVKCFVETDAGFNPMPSKTDLAHHSPFSIALRNFGNRPQDKEKDVDIEIHRDGKQLTPLQLEREYREWLLLMHHRYDEEIDSGEDPPVLIVNPLNKKALGISSDVIRVHQALKRKELLWKSGQKIKVLKGAYAGCYKNNVYATIEYFLIEGFEGDSGGEARIICRPLGTENGCELSVKGGTPSLNIQDSLSLPISVIDSGKCIAINDSDWERQLEKHNQKTPSRIDLLNVKQCHWLEIDGAFPTSLTIPAGRTPPEDIVAVFRPSSFEVSKVSNYLDQKDIVKTNLEMLMKVQYRTENHRDAKHINSLRIAPSSFKGFHGLYKFPLGVKLPHLFQKAGAYTFSFSTEHSRCQNYNLTITVVPSEEVGRWQLLGDTWFPSYSVRVGSCFPPLSIACYDIYDNRMSFTSIPNLKITLGMNEYLNVDVVKMKPSLSSDKLAIVIEDVMVETNGLDSIRPNYAATLMIYIQDESTSIPLECQVTPGALHRIEVSSRLPGKQLLPGFVIEQFVLEMFDVHGNHVEEGLEVQFQLDGFSIPGLIGSKHKVDNLGRIDLGGLLKVTAGYGKQVSLSILHGDKVNFKQAFQTEKRELRISSSIPEHCLAGSTLENISFEVIDSKGDVDGTFHDDEKCGQFHTLVVKSESHQIDDSIRYAFKHGCCNIASLPLPQIEGPLCFKAFHSRYTELYCDVEISLVHAPNVDTDENEVQSSDGKLMLLQNSPFFKNGNVGNLLALVKYDEGLKSELCKHGERVGKLENCLKTLNCWKTDIELYMSELQDSLEPDLVNDLDCLSTKEEITKLIEGRGHSAASTLLCSIAQGHWMDVMQDVVGVVALLGTVGSIKLSRILAEHLGEDQMVAVVCKSYEVARALEQYDHNGEIDSRLGLHAEATALSKSISGRFLVVCLEDIRPYLGGVEVNDPQRKLILPAPRLLSGNYPPGFIGYAVNLVNLEHPHIDYRTESGHGLRETLFYRLFSKVQVYETREEMENARNCITHGAVSLDGGILRKNGIMSLGFRNPEIYFPVQITNVSPERKKIMEQIKEKQLELRTTLQGINVASEKLDRARHKFNRKQKQFQKYLDNIDDAINDTVTPSTTPSQCTQRLGTPSKVII, via the exons ATGGAAAACAAGGACCATTTTAAGGGTCTAAAGAGGCGTTTGGCTTTTGACGATGAAGATTCCGGCGAAGTTCGCCGTTTCAAAGTTTTGTTACCCAATGGGACTAGTGTTGGACTAGCGTTGAAAGACTCTGAGTCTGAAATCTCATTTCAAGGTTTCATTGACTTGATTAAGGACGCTTATGACATGGTTAAACGTCAATCTGGGTCGTTTAAAAGGAAACGAATGATAGATTGGAAGAATGAAAAGTTATGTCTTGAGGATATAAATGGGGTTAAAACTAGGAGCAGAATTGATTTGCGGCGTTTTAAACCGCACAAGTGTCATATTTTAAAACTTCAT GATGGCTCTGGAAAGTTCGCCAATAATTTTGAG AATATGTGGGATTTGACCCCGGATACAGATTTGTTAATGGAGTTACCAGAAGAATACACTTTTGAAACTGCTCTTGCAGATTTGATT GACAATTCCTTGCAGGCAGTGTGGTTGAATGATGTAAACCATAGGAGATTGATAAG tGTGGATGTTCTTGAGAGTGGAATCTCAATTTTTGACACTGGACCTGGAATGGACAACAGTGATGAAAACTCTATTGTGAAGTG GGGAAAGATGGGTGCCTCGCTAAACAGGTTATATAAACAACAGGCAATAGGGTGCAAGCCACCATTCTTAGTG CCCTTTTTTGGCATGTTTGGATATGGAGGACCTATTGCATCTATGAATCTAGGGAG CTGTGTTGAAGTCTCTTCCAAGACAAAACAATCCAAGAAAGTTTACAAGTTACGTCTTGCACGAGAGGCTTTACTTGGCAATTCTGGCTCTGAATGTAGTTGGAGT ACTGATGGAGGCATTAGGGATCCTCTTGATGAAGAAATCAAGGAGTCACCCCATGGGAGCTTTACAAAG GTGGTGATATTAAATCCTGTAGTGAGAAACTTGGACATATCTAAGCTCCAATGTAAGCTGAAAGACATATACTTCCCATATATTCAG TGTGATGAGTTGTCCAAGGTTGGCAGGACTATTACACCTGTTGAGTTCCAG GTTAATGGTCTTGATTTAACTGAAATTCAAGGCGGTGAAATTGCAACCACCAACTTGCATTCTTGCAATGGTCCTGAGTTTACTCTATTAATGCGCTTTTACCTTAAGAAGGAGAAAATTTCAACCAGTGCTTCAG GTTCAAAGGCTCCTCAAATAGCAAATGCACGCCTCAAATGTATTTATTTTCCTATCCGTCAG GGGAAGGAGAATATTGAGAGGATTTTGGAGAGTTTGGATGCTGAAGGATGTGGAGTTGGAGAAAACTTTGAGAATTATAGTCGTGTCTCAATTCGTCGACTTGGTCGTCTACTTCCAGATGCTCGTTGG ACAATACTTCCTTTTATGGATTTCAGGCAGAGAAAGGGAGATCAGTCTCACTTGTTGAAACGATGTTGCTTGAGAGTTAAATGCTTTGTTG AGACTGATGCTGGATTTAATCCAATGCCTTCAAAA ACTGATTTGGCACACCATAGTCCTTTCTCCATTGCTCTAAGGAACTTTGGCAATAGGCCTCAGGACAAAGAAAAAG ATGTTGATATTGAAATTCATAGAGATGGAAAACAGTTAACACCTTTGCAACTGGAAAGGGAGTACCGGGAATGGCTTCTTCTAATGCATCATAGGTATGATGAAGAAATCGACTCTGGTGAGGATCCGCCTGTTCTTATTGTCAATCCCTTGAACAAGAAGGCACTAGGAATATCATCTGATG TTATAAGGGTTCATCAAGCTCTAAAGAGAAAGGAATTATTGTGGAAAAGTGGGCAGAAAATCAAAGTTCTCAAGGGTGCATATGCAGGGTGTTATAAGAACAACGTCTATGCTACAATAGAATATTTCTTGATTGAAGGATTTGAGGGGGATTCTGGTG GAGAAGCTCGGATTATATGCAG GCCACTAGGTACAGAAAATGGTTGTGAACTTTCTGTAAAGGGTGGAACACCCAGTTTAAATATTCAGGATTCATTGTCTCTTCCAATTAGCGTGATTGATTCGGGAAAG TGCATAGCCATTAATGATTCTGATTGGGAGCGTCAACTTGAGAAACACAACCAGAAGACTCCCTCAAGAATTGATCTGCTCAATGTGAAACAATGTCATTGGTTGGAGATCGATGGG GCTTTTCCAACCAGTCTAACGATACCTGCTGGACGAACCCCTCCAGAGGACATTGTTGCTGTTTTTCGCCCGAGTAGTTTCGAGGTTTCTAAGGTTTCAAATTACTTGGACCAGAAGGACATTGTGAAGACTAATTTAGAGATGTTAATGAAAGTACAATATAGAACTGAGAACCATCGAGATGCTAAACATATTAACTCGCTTCGCATAGCACCTTCATCTTTCAAAGGGTTTCATGGCTTATATAAATTTCCACTTGGGGTTAAGCTCCCTCACTTGTTTCAGAAAGCAGGTGCATATACATTTTCATTCTCCACT GAACATTCTCGTTGTCAGAATTACAATTTAACAATAACGGTGGTTCCTTCAGAAGAGGTTGGAAGGTGGCAGCTACTGGGTGATACATGGTTTCCATCTTATAGTGTAAG GGTCGGTTCATGTTTTCCACCCCTCTCTATTGCATGCTATGACATATATGACAACCGAATGTCATTTACCTCCATTCCTAACTTAAAGATCACTCTCGGTATGAATGAATATTTGAATGTTGATGTGGTCAAGATGAAGCCATCCCTTTCGTCTGATAAGTTGGCCATTGTTATCGAG GATGTCATGGTTGAAACTAATGGGTTAGACTCAATCCGGCCAAATTATGCAGCCACCTTGATGATATATATTCAAGATGAGTCGACATCAATTCCTTTGGAATGTCAAG TTACTCCTGGAGCTTTACACCGTATCGAAGTCAGTTCACGACTTCCTGGAAAGCAATTACTCCCAGGTTTTGTAATTGAGCAGTTTGTGCTAGAG ATGTTCGATGTGCATGGAAATCATGTTGAAGAAGGATTAGAAGTTCAATTCCAATTGGATGGTTTTAGCATCCCAGGTCTAATAGGCTCAAAGCATAAG GTGGATAACCTTGGACGTATTGACCTTGGGGGCCTACTGAAAGTAACTGCAGGTTATGGAAAACAAG TGTCTCTATCTATTTTACATGGTGATAAAGTAAATTTCAAGCAAGCATTTCAAACCGAGAAAAGGGAGCTACGAATATCATCAAGT ATACCTGAGCACTGCCTTGCTGGTTCTACACTggaaaatataagttttgaagtTATAGACTCGAAGGGGGATGTTGATGGAACTTTCCATGATGATGAAAAGTGTGGCCAGTTCCATACACTCGTAGTTAAGTCGGAATCACATCAAATAGATGATTCCATTCGCTATGCATTCAAGCATGGCTGCTGCAACATAGCTTCTTTACCCCTTCCTCAAATTGAAGGGCCCCTTTGCTTCAAAGCTTTTCATTCTCGATACACTGAGCTATATTGCGATGTTGAG ATTTCTCTTGTTCATGCTCCAAATGTTGACACCGATGAGAATGAGGTCCAGTCTTCAGATGGAAAGCTGATGCTCCTGCAGAATTCACCGTTTTTCAAGAATGGCAATGTAGGAAACCTACTGGCCCTAGTGAAATATGACGAG GGACTAAAGAGTGAATTATGCAAACATGGTGAGCGTGTtggaaaattggaaaattgtCTGAAGACTCTTAATTGCTGGAAGACGGACATCGAGCTCTATATGTCTGAGTTGCAAG ATTCTCTGGAACCTGATTTAGTGAACGATCTGGACTGTTTGTCCACGAAAGAAGAAATAACAAAGCTGATCGAGGGAAGAGGTCATTCTGCAGCTTCTACTCTTCTCTGCAGTATTGCTCAAGGACATTGGATGGATGTCATGCAAGATGTAGTAGGTGTTGTAGCCCTACTCGGAACAGTTGGCTCCATTAAGCTAAGCAG GATTTTAGCTGAGCACTTGGGTGAAGATCAAATGGTTGCTGTTGTGTGCAAATCCTATGAAGTAGCACGTGCCCTCGAGCAGTATGACCATAACGGAGAAATTGATTCTCGGCTTGGTCTGCACGCAGAAGCTACTGCACTTAGTAAATCTATAAGTGGCAGATTTCTTGTAGTATGCCTTGAAGATATAAG GCCTTATCTAGGAGGGGTTGAAGTCAATGACCCTCAAAGGAAGCTAATCTTACCGGCTCCTCGGTTACTAAGTGGAAACTACCCTCCAGGTTTTATTGGCTATgcggttaatttggttaacttAGAGCACCCTCATATAGATTACAGGACCGAATCTGGCCACGGTCTGCGTGAGACTCTGTTCTACAGACTTTTCAGCAAGGTTCAAGTGTATGAAACAAGAGAAGAGATGGAAAATGCTCGTAATTGCATAACACATGGCGCTGTGTCTCTGGACGGAGGGATTCTGAGAAAGAATGGCATTATGTCTCTCGGATTCAG GAACCCCGAAATATATTTCCCTGTTCAGATCACGAACGTCTCTccagaaagaaagaaaatcatgGAACAAATCAAGGAAAAACAATTGGAGCTAAGAACAACTTTGCAAGGCATCAATGTAGCAAGCGAAAAACTTGATCGAGCTCGCCATAAGTTCAACAGGAAACAAAAGCAATTTCAGAAGTACTTGGATAACATCGATGATGCAATCAACGATACCGTAACTCCGAGTACAACCCCATCGCAATGCACCCAACGGCTCGGAACTCCCTCCAAGGTGATTATATAA
- the LOC107904566 gene encoding E3 ubiquitin-protein ligase SINAT5, with protein MESDSIECVSSIDEIVEDHEILHHNIQHHPHPRHAPHHQFSSSKPHHNGTNNVNSISNIVGPTAIAPAASVHELLECPVCTNSMYPPIHQCHNGHTLCSTCKIRVHNRCPTCRQELSDIRCLALEKVAESLELPCKYYKLGCPEIFPYYSKLKHEGICIYRPYNCPYAGSECSVVGDIPFLVAHLRDDHKVDMHTGCTFNHRYVKSNPREVENATWMLTVFHCFGQYFCLHFEAFQLGMAPVYMAFIRFMGDETEARNYSYSLEVGANGRKLIWEGTPRSIRDSHRKVRDSHDGLIIQRNMALFFSGGDRKELKLRVTGRIWKEQQNPDANMCIPN; from the exons ATGGAGTCGGATAGTATCGAGTGCGTGTCATCTATAGATGAAATTGTTGAAGATCATGAGATCCTTCACCATAATATACAGCACCACCCACACCCTCGTCATGCCCCCCATCATCAATTCTCATCGTCAAAGCCTCATCACAACGGCACTAATAATGTTAATAGTATTAGCAATATCGTGGGTCCAACGGCGATTGCTCCGGCTGCTAGTGTCCATGAATTGTTAGAATGTCCTGTTTGTACCAATTCTATGTATCCACCAATTCATCAG TGCCACAATGGACATACACTTTGTTCTACCTGTAAAATACGAGTACACAACCGGTGCCCGACTTGTCGGCAGGAACTCAGTGATATTAGATGTTTAGCATTGGAGAAAGTCGCCGAGTCCCTCGAGTTACCTTGCAAATACTACAAGTTGGGGTGCCCGGAAATATTCCCCTATTACAGCAAACTCAAACACGAGGGGATTTGCATCTACAGACCATACAATTGTCCATATGCTGGTTCGGAGTGTTCTGTTGTTGGGGATATCCCTTTCCTTGTTGCCCATTTGAGGGATGATCATAAGGTCGACATGCACACCGGCTGCACATTTaatcatcgatacgtgaaatCCAACCCTCGGGAAGTCGAAAATGCTACATGGATGCTAACA GTTTTCCATTGTTTTGGTCAGTATTTCTGCCTACACTTTGAAGCCTTCCAGTTGGGAATGGCTCCAGTTTACATGGCATTTATCCGTTTCATGGGTGACGAGACGGAAGCTAGGAACTATAGCTACAGCCTTGAAGTCGGAGCAAACGGCCGGAAACTTATATGGGAAGGCACCCCACGTAGCATCCGTGATAGTCACCGGAAAGTCAGGGACAGCCACGATGGTCTAATTATCCAACGAAACATGGCACTTTTCTTCTCCGGTGGGGATAGAAAGGAGCTGAAACTGAGGGTTACTGGACGAATATGGAAGGAACAACAAAATCCAGATGCCAACATGTGCATACCAAACTAA
- the LOC107904564 gene encoding structural maintenance of chromosomes flexible hinge domain-containing protein GMI1 isoform X1: MENKDHFKGLKRRLAFDDEDSGEVRRFKVLLPNGTSVGLALKDSESEISFQGFIDLIKDAYDMVKRQSGSFKRKRMIDWKNEKLCLEDINGVKTRSRIDLRRFKPHKCHILKLHDGSGKFANNFENMWDLTPDTDLLMELPEEYTFETALADLIDNSLQAVWLNDVNHRRLISVDVLESGISIFDTGPGMDNSDENSIVKWGKMGASLNRLYKQQAIGCKPPFLVPFFGMFGYGGPIASMNLGSCVEVSSKTKQSKKVYKLRLAREALLGNSGSECSWSTDGGIRDPLDEEIKESPHGSFTKVYSSVVILNPVVRNLDISKLQCKLKDIYFPYIQCDELSKVGRTITPVEFQVNGLDLTEIQGGEIATTNLHSCNGPEFTLLMRFYLKKEKISTSASGSKAPQIANARLKCIYFPIRQGKENIERILESLDAEGCGVGENFENYSRVSIRRLGRLLPDARWTILPFMDFRQRKGDQSHLLKRCCLRVKCFVETDAGFNPMPSKTDLAHHSPFSIALRNFGNRPQDKEKDVDIEIHRDGKQLTPLQLEREYREWLLLMHHRYDEEIDSGEDPPVLIVNPLNKKALGISSDVIRVHQALKRKELLWKSGQKIKVLKGAYAGCYKNNVYATIEYFLIEGFEGDSGGEARIICRPLGTENGCELSVKGGTPSLNIQDSLSLPISVIDSGKCIAINDSDWERQLEKHNQKTPSRIDLLNVKQCHWLEIDGAFPTSLTIPAGRTPPEDIVAVFRPSSFEVSKVSNYLDQKDIVKTNLEMLMKVQYRTENHRDAKHINSLRIAPSSFKGFHGLYKFPLGVKLPHLFQKAGAYTFSFSTEHSRCQNYNLTITVVPSEEVGRWQLLGDTWFPSYSVRVGSCFPPLSIACYDIYDNRMSFTSIPNLKITLGMNEYLNVDVVKMKPSLSSDKLAIVIEDVMVETNGLDSIRPNYAATLMIYIQDESTSIPLECQVTPGALHRIEVSSRLPGKQLLPGFVIEQFVLEMFDVHGNHVEEGLEVQFQLDGFSIPGLIGSKHKVDNLGRIDLGGLLKVTAGYGKQVSLSILHGDKVNFKQAFQTEKRELRISSSIPEHCLAGSTLENISFEVIDSKGDVDGTFHDDEKCGQFHTLVVKSESHQIDDSIRYAFKHGCCNIASLPLPQIEGPLCFKAFHSRYTELYCDVEISLVHAPNVDTDENEVQSSDGKLMLLQNSPFFKNGNVGNLLALVKYDEGLKSELCKHGERVGKLENCLKTLNCWKTDIELYMSELQDSLEPDLVNDLDCLSTKEEITKLIEGRGHSAASTLLCSIAQGHWMDVMQDVVGVVALLGTVGSIKLSRILAEHLGEDQMVAVVCKSYEVARALEQYDHNGEIDSRLGLHAEATALSKSISGRFLVVCLEDIRPYLGGVEVNDPQRKLILPAPRLLSGNYPPGFIGYAVNLVNLEHPHIDYRTESGHGLRETLFYRLFSKVQVYETREEMENARNCITHGAVSLDGGILRKNGIMSLGFRNPEIYFPVQITNVSPERKKIMEQIKEKQLELRTTLQGINVASEKLDRARHKFNRKQKQFQKYLDNIDDAINDTVTPSTTPSQCTQRLGTPSKVII, encoded by the exons ATGGAAAACAAGGACCATTTTAAGGGTCTAAAGAGGCGTTTGGCTTTTGACGATGAAGATTCCGGCGAAGTTCGCCGTTTCAAAGTTTTGTTACCCAATGGGACTAGTGTTGGACTAGCGTTGAAAGACTCTGAGTCTGAAATCTCATTTCAAGGTTTCATTGACTTGATTAAGGACGCTTATGACATGGTTAAACGTCAATCTGGGTCGTTTAAAAGGAAACGAATGATAGATTGGAAGAATGAAAAGTTATGTCTTGAGGATATAAATGGGGTTAAAACTAGGAGCAGAATTGATTTGCGGCGTTTTAAACCGCACAAGTGTCATATTTTAAAACTTCAT GATGGCTCTGGAAAGTTCGCCAATAATTTTGAG AATATGTGGGATTTGACCCCGGATACAGATTTGTTAATGGAGTTACCAGAAGAATACACTTTTGAAACTGCTCTTGCAGATTTGATT GACAATTCCTTGCAGGCAGTGTGGTTGAATGATGTAAACCATAGGAGATTGATAAG tGTGGATGTTCTTGAGAGTGGAATCTCAATTTTTGACACTGGACCTGGAATGGACAACAGTGATGAAAACTCTATTGTGAAGTG GGGAAAGATGGGTGCCTCGCTAAACAGGTTATATAAACAACAGGCAATAGGGTGCAAGCCACCATTCTTAGTG CCCTTTTTTGGCATGTTTGGATATGGAGGACCTATTGCATCTATGAATCTAGGGAG CTGTGTTGAAGTCTCTTCCAAGACAAAACAATCCAAGAAAGTTTACAAGTTACGTCTTGCACGAGAGGCTTTACTTGGCAATTCTGGCTCTGAATGTAGTTGGAGT ACTGATGGAGGCATTAGGGATCCTCTTGATGAAGAAATCAAGGAGTCACCCCATGGGAGCTTTACAAAGGTTTACTCTTCT GTGGTGATATTAAATCCTGTAGTGAGAAACTTGGACATATCTAAGCTCCAATGTAAGCTGAAAGACATATACTTCCCATATATTCAG TGTGATGAGTTGTCCAAGGTTGGCAGGACTATTACACCTGTTGAGTTCCAG GTTAATGGTCTTGATTTAACTGAAATTCAAGGCGGTGAAATTGCAACCACCAACTTGCATTCTTGCAATGGTCCTGAGTTTACTCTATTAATGCGCTTTTACCTTAAGAAGGAGAAAATTTCAACCAGTGCTTCAG GTTCAAAGGCTCCTCAAATAGCAAATGCACGCCTCAAATGTATTTATTTTCCTATCCGTCAG GGGAAGGAGAATATTGAGAGGATTTTGGAGAGTTTGGATGCTGAAGGATGTGGAGTTGGAGAAAACTTTGAGAATTATAGTCGTGTCTCAATTCGTCGACTTGGTCGTCTACTTCCAGATGCTCGTTGG ACAATACTTCCTTTTATGGATTTCAGGCAGAGAAAGGGAGATCAGTCTCACTTGTTGAAACGATGTTGCTTGAGAGTTAAATGCTTTGTTG AGACTGATGCTGGATTTAATCCAATGCCTTCAAAA ACTGATTTGGCACACCATAGTCCTTTCTCCATTGCTCTAAGGAACTTTGGCAATAGGCCTCAGGACAAAGAAAAAG ATGTTGATATTGAAATTCATAGAGATGGAAAACAGTTAACACCTTTGCAACTGGAAAGGGAGTACCGGGAATGGCTTCTTCTAATGCATCATAGGTATGATGAAGAAATCGACTCTGGTGAGGATCCGCCTGTTCTTATTGTCAATCCCTTGAACAAGAAGGCACTAGGAATATCATCTGATG TTATAAGGGTTCATCAAGCTCTAAAGAGAAAGGAATTATTGTGGAAAAGTGGGCAGAAAATCAAAGTTCTCAAGGGTGCATATGCAGGGTGTTATAAGAACAACGTCTATGCTACAATAGAATATTTCTTGATTGAAGGATTTGAGGGGGATTCTGGTG GAGAAGCTCGGATTATATGCAG GCCACTAGGTACAGAAAATGGTTGTGAACTTTCTGTAAAGGGTGGAACACCCAGTTTAAATATTCAGGATTCATTGTCTCTTCCAATTAGCGTGATTGATTCGGGAAAG TGCATAGCCATTAATGATTCTGATTGGGAGCGTCAACTTGAGAAACACAACCAGAAGACTCCCTCAAGAATTGATCTGCTCAATGTGAAACAATGTCATTGGTTGGAGATCGATGGG GCTTTTCCAACCAGTCTAACGATACCTGCTGGACGAACCCCTCCAGAGGACATTGTTGCTGTTTTTCGCCCGAGTAGTTTCGAGGTTTCTAAGGTTTCAAATTACTTGGACCAGAAGGACATTGTGAAGACTAATTTAGAGATGTTAATGAAAGTACAATATAGAACTGAGAACCATCGAGATGCTAAACATATTAACTCGCTTCGCATAGCACCTTCATCTTTCAAAGGGTTTCATGGCTTATATAAATTTCCACTTGGGGTTAAGCTCCCTCACTTGTTTCAGAAAGCAGGTGCATATACATTTTCATTCTCCACT GAACATTCTCGTTGTCAGAATTACAATTTAACAATAACGGTGGTTCCTTCAGAAGAGGTTGGAAGGTGGCAGCTACTGGGTGATACATGGTTTCCATCTTATAGTGTAAG GGTCGGTTCATGTTTTCCACCCCTCTCTATTGCATGCTATGACATATATGACAACCGAATGTCATTTACCTCCATTCCTAACTTAAAGATCACTCTCGGTATGAATGAATATTTGAATGTTGATGTGGTCAAGATGAAGCCATCCCTTTCGTCTGATAAGTTGGCCATTGTTATCGAG GATGTCATGGTTGAAACTAATGGGTTAGACTCAATCCGGCCAAATTATGCAGCCACCTTGATGATATATATTCAAGATGAGTCGACATCAATTCCTTTGGAATGTCAAG TTACTCCTGGAGCTTTACACCGTATCGAAGTCAGTTCACGACTTCCTGGAAAGCAATTACTCCCAGGTTTTGTAATTGAGCAGTTTGTGCTAGAG ATGTTCGATGTGCATGGAAATCATGTTGAAGAAGGATTAGAAGTTCAATTCCAATTGGATGGTTTTAGCATCCCAGGTCTAATAGGCTCAAAGCATAAG GTGGATAACCTTGGACGTATTGACCTTGGGGGCCTACTGAAAGTAACTGCAGGTTATGGAAAACAAG TGTCTCTATCTATTTTACATGGTGATAAAGTAAATTTCAAGCAAGCATTTCAAACCGAGAAAAGGGAGCTACGAATATCATCAAGT ATACCTGAGCACTGCCTTGCTGGTTCTACACTggaaaatataagttttgaagtTATAGACTCGAAGGGGGATGTTGATGGAACTTTCCATGATGATGAAAAGTGTGGCCAGTTCCATACACTCGTAGTTAAGTCGGAATCACATCAAATAGATGATTCCATTCGCTATGCATTCAAGCATGGCTGCTGCAACATAGCTTCTTTACCCCTTCCTCAAATTGAAGGGCCCCTTTGCTTCAAAGCTTTTCATTCTCGATACACTGAGCTATATTGCGATGTTGAG ATTTCTCTTGTTCATGCTCCAAATGTTGACACCGATGAGAATGAGGTCCAGTCTTCAGATGGAAAGCTGATGCTCCTGCAGAATTCACCGTTTTTCAAGAATGGCAATGTAGGAAACCTACTGGCCCTAGTGAAATATGACGAG GGACTAAAGAGTGAATTATGCAAACATGGTGAGCGTGTtggaaaattggaaaattgtCTGAAGACTCTTAATTGCTGGAAGACGGACATCGAGCTCTATATGTCTGAGTTGCAAG ATTCTCTGGAACCTGATTTAGTGAACGATCTGGACTGTTTGTCCACGAAAGAAGAAATAACAAAGCTGATCGAGGGAAGAGGTCATTCTGCAGCTTCTACTCTTCTCTGCAGTATTGCTCAAGGACATTGGATGGATGTCATGCAAGATGTAGTAGGTGTTGTAGCCCTACTCGGAACAGTTGGCTCCATTAAGCTAAGCAG GATTTTAGCTGAGCACTTGGGTGAAGATCAAATGGTTGCTGTTGTGTGCAAATCCTATGAAGTAGCACGTGCCCTCGAGCAGTATGACCATAACGGAGAAATTGATTCTCGGCTTGGTCTGCACGCAGAAGCTACTGCACTTAGTAAATCTATAAGTGGCAGATTTCTTGTAGTATGCCTTGAAGATATAAG GCCTTATCTAGGAGGGGTTGAAGTCAATGACCCTCAAAGGAAGCTAATCTTACCGGCTCCTCGGTTACTAAGTGGAAACTACCCTCCAGGTTTTATTGGCTATgcggttaatttggttaacttAGAGCACCCTCATATAGATTACAGGACCGAATCTGGCCACGGTCTGCGTGAGACTCTGTTCTACAGACTTTTCAGCAAGGTTCAAGTGTATGAAACAAGAGAAGAGATGGAAAATGCTCGTAATTGCATAACACATGGCGCTGTGTCTCTGGACGGAGGGATTCTGAGAAAGAATGGCATTATGTCTCTCGGATTCAG GAACCCCGAAATATATTTCCCTGTTCAGATCACGAACGTCTCTccagaaagaaagaaaatcatgGAACAAATCAAGGAAAAACAATTGGAGCTAAGAACAACTTTGCAAGGCATCAATGTAGCAAGCGAAAAACTTGATCGAGCTCGCCATAAGTTCAACAGGAAACAAAAGCAATTTCAGAAGTACTTGGATAACATCGATGATGCAATCAACGATACCGTAACTCCGAGTACAACCCCATCGCAATGCACCCAACGGCTCGGAACTCCCTCCAAGGTGATTATATAA